One window of the Anolis sagrei isolate rAnoSag1 chromosome 5, rAnoSag1.mat, whole genome shotgun sequence genome contains the following:
- the SLC26A4 gene encoding pendrin, whose product MAAGGGPDGALPELGRYVVARPIYNEVNFQEEYERRLVVPKTLRERVQKTCSCSKKKAIQITKTLLPILEWLPKYRVKEWLLSDVISGISTGLVATLQGLAYALLVGVPIGYGLYSAFFPILPYFFLGTSRHISVGPFPVVSLMVGSVVLSMAPDENFRVLSSNLTGLNKTLIDTDARDAQRVLISSTVSFLVGIIQLLFGVFQIGFIVRYLADPLVGGFTTAAAFQVLVSQLKIVLNVPTANYNGVLSIIYTLIEIFQNIAMTNIADLIAGLLTIIICMVVKEINDKFKHKIPVPIPIEVIVTIVATGISYGADLEKKYNAGIVKHIPSGFLPPINPAVSMFGDIIASSFSIAIVAYAIAVSVGKVYATKYDYAIDGNQEFIAFGICNIFSGAFSCFAATTALSRTAVQESTGGKTQVAGIISAAIVLIAIVALGKLLEPLQKSVLAAVVIANLKGMFMQIGDVPRLWRQSKADAMIWVFTCIASIILGLDLGLLAGLVFALLTVVLRVQFPSWGSLGSISGTDLYKNIKEYKNVVEPEGVKILRFSSPIFYANIDGLRSSLKSTVGFDAMRVYNKRLKALRKIQKLIKKGKLKATKNGIISDFGTANEAFEPDEDPEDPEEFDIPTKEVEIQVDWNSELPVKVNVPKVPFHSLIFDFGAVSFLDVVAVRVMKTILKEFERIDVKVYIASHLDHIIKTLEHCAFFDDNIKTEIFFLTVHDAVLHIQNQIMHRDIQDPIFEKISLMQESTEPIDLLETHQNDELDVQEEAMRRLAS is encoded by the exons ATGGCAGCAGGTGGGGGGCCCGACGGGGCCCTCCCAGAGCTCGGCCGCTATGTTGTGGCCCGGCCCATCTACAACGAGGTGAACTTCCAAGAGGAGTATGAGAGAAGGCTGGTGGTGCCCAAAACACTCCGGGAACGAGTCCAGAAAACCTGCAG CTGTTCAAAAAAGAAAGCCATCCAGATAACCAAGACTTTATTACCTATTCTGGAGTGGCTGCCCAAGTACCGGGTTAAAGAATGGCTCCTCAGCGATGTGATTTCTGGGATCAGTACAGGACTTGTGGCTACTTTACAGG GCTTGGCGTACGCATTACTCGTTGGGGTGCCAATTGGTTATGGCCTGTACTCCGCTTTTTTCCCCATCTTGCCGTATTTTTTCCTGGGAACATCTCGACACATCTCAGTTG GGCCTTTTCCTGTGGTCAGTTTAATGGTGGGATCCGTAGTATTAAGCATGGCGCCTGATGAAAATTTCCGTGTGCTTAGCAGCAACTTGACCGGACTGAATAAAACACTCATAGACACTGACGCCAGAGATGCACAGAGGGTACTGATTTCCAGTACTGTCAGCTTTTTGGTGGGCATAATCCAG CTGCTGTTTGGTGTATTCCAAATTGGTTTCATTGTGAGGTATCTTGCTGACCCGCTGGTTGGAGGTTTTACAACTGCAGCTGCTTTTCAAGTGTTAGTCTCACAACTGAAAATTGTCTTAAATGTTCCAACGGCAAATTACAATGGAGTTCTTTCTATAATATAT aCCCTgatagaaatatttcaaaatattgcaATGACCAACATTGCTGACCTTATTGCTGGCCTGCTGACTATTATCATCTGTATGGTGGTGAaagaaataaatgataaattcaaACACAAGATCCCTGTCCCGATTCCTATAGAAGTGATTGTG ACTATAGTAGCCACTGGCATTTCGTATGGAGCTGACCTGGAGAAAAAATACAATGCGGGCATTGTTAAACATATTCCTAGTGG atttCTGCCTCCTATAAATCCAGCTGTCAGCATGTTTGGAGATATAATAGCATCATCCTTTTCCATCGCTATTGTGGCTTATGCAATAGCTGTGTCCGTAGGTAAAGTGTATGCGACCAAATATGACTATGCCATTGATGGAAATCAG GAGTTTATTGCCTTTGGGATCTGTAATATTTTTTCTGGAGCTTTTTCATGTTTCGCTGCAACCACTGCTCTGTCTCGCACAGCAGTCCAGGAAAGCACTGGTGGAAAAACCCAG GTTGCTGGAATAATCTCAGCTGCAATTGTACTTATTGCAATCGTTGCTTTAGGAAAATTGCTGGAACCTTTGCaaaag TCTGTATTGGCAGCTGTGGTCATTGCCAACTTGAAAGGGATGTTCATGCAAATAGGTGACGTCCCCCGATTGTGGAGGCAAAGTAAAGCGGATGCT ATGATCTGGGTTTTCACCTGTATAGCATCCATTATCCTTGGACTGGATTTGGGATTACTTGCTGGATTAGTATTTGCGCTGCTGACTGTTGTGCTGAGAGTTCAGTT tccTTCCTGGGGCAGCCTTGGCAGTATTTCTGGGACAGAcctatataaaaacatcaaagaaTACAAAAAT GTTGTTGAACCAGAAGGAGTGAAGATTCTCAGATTTTCAAGTCCTATTTTTTATGCTAACATCGATGGCTTGAGAAGCAGCCTCAAATCAACT GTCGGATTTGATGCCATGCGGGTTTATAACAAAAGGCTCAAAGCTCTGCGAAAGATACAAAAGCTGATCAAGAAGGGAAAATTAaaagcaacaaaa AATGGCATCATCAGTGATTTTGGTACTGCTAATGAAGCTTTTGAACCTGATGAAGACCCAGAAGATCCAGAAGAATTTGACATCCCAACCAAGGAAGTAGAAATCCAAGTAGACTGGAATTCAGAACTCCCGGTCAAAGTCAATGTCCCCAAAGTGCCTTTTCATAGCTTGATTTTTGATTTTGGAGCTGTATCCTTTCTGGATGTTGTAGCGGTGAGAGTGATGAAAACG ATTCTCAAGGAGTTTGAGAGGATTGATGTAAAAGTTTATATCGCATCCCACCTAG ACCACATTATCAAGACACTGGAACACTGTGCCTTTTTTGATGAtaatattaaaacagaaatatttttcctGACTGTCCATGATGCCGTACTCCACATACAGAATCAGATCATGCACAGAGACATCCAGGACCCCATATTTGAAAAG